From a single Raphanus sativus cultivar WK10039 chromosome 3, ASM80110v3, whole genome shotgun sequence genomic region:
- the LOC108845825 gene encoding LOW QUALITY PROTEIN: phytolongin Phyl1.1 (The sequence of the model RefSeq protein was modified relative to this genomic sequence to represent the inferred CDS: inserted 2 bases in 2 codons; deleted 1 base in 1 codon), producing MGLINNTVHYCCVSRDNQILYAYNGGDQSNESLAGLCLEKTPPFHAWYXESIGKRRFGFLIGDGFVYFAIVDEALGKLSVLKFLEHLRDEFKKAARKGSFTAVIGSVNVDDVVSKLIASLERVAAAETANNNSNLAEQSEAVSSSTKAPLLGKSSKQEKKRGGKDHVVSVRGIELDEHRSSERCEASSAAETSLQKECVREXGRSGSQSFEWKWRRLVQIVLAIDAAICLTLFCIWLAICEGIKCTRS from the exons ATGGGTTTAATCAACAACACAGTTCACTACTGTTGCGTCTCTAGAGACAACCAGATTCTTTACGCTTACAACGGAGGAGATCAGAGCAACGAGAGCCTCGCGGGTCTGTGTCTTGAAAAGACTCCGCCTTTTCACGCTTGGT TCGAATCCATAGGTAAGAGGAGGTTTGGGTTTCTAATTGGAGATGGGTTTGTGTATTTCGCCATTGTTGACGAGGCTTTAGGGAAACTCAGCGTTCTCAAGTTTCTCGAGCATCTGAGAGACGAGTTCAAGAAAGCTGCTAGGAAAGGAAGCTTCACTGCAGTGATTGGTTCTGTCAATGTAGATGATGTTGTTTCCAAACTCATTGCTTCGCTTGAGCGTGTTGCTGCTGCTGAGACTGCGAACAATAATAGTAACCTCGCTGAACAGAGCGAAGCTGTGAGTTCTTCTACTAAAGCTCCGCTTTTGGGGAAGTCaagcaagcaagagaagaagagaggg gGGAAAGATCATGTCGTGTCGGTTAGAGGTATTGAGCTTGATGAACACAGGAGCTCCGAGCGTTGTGAAGCTTCGTCTGCAGCAGAGACATCCTTGCAGAAGGAGTGTGTACGAG GAGGACGTTCTGGTTCTCAAAGCTTTGAATGGAAGTGGCGACGCCTAGTTCAGATTGTTCTTGCTATCGATGCTGCTATTTGCTTGACTCTGTTTTGTATCTGGTTGGCTATTTGTGAGGGCATCAAGTGCACACGTTCATGA